One Falsihalocynthiibacter arcticus DNA segment encodes these proteins:
- a CDS encoding inorganic phosphate transporter, with amino-acid sequence MSDSPKTNQWQTLDKDLNRISQLESATAYVSRPLVAPGIALAFIALTIITAAIFFDATSSNFVVIAAAGFGAYMAINIGANDVANNMGPAVGANALTLGSAIVIAAFFESAGALIAGGDVVSTISKGIIDPASFTDTKVFIWAMMAALISSALWVNLATFVGAPVSTTHSVVGGVMGAGIAAAGFSVVNWPTMGTIAASWVISPVLGGAIAAACLAFIKAKIIYQDDKIAAARKWVPVLMGVMAAAFSAYLSLKGLKKIIEIDIGMALLIGAGIGAVVYVVSAPLIKRQSEGLENRNKSLKALFAAPLVISAAMLSFAHGANDVANAVGPLAAIVHAAEFGDFSSKVEIPLWVMVIGALGISFGLVLFGPKLIRMVGSQITKLNPMRAYCVALSAAVTVIIASWLGLPVSSTHIAIGGIFGVGFYREWSTERRLAKSRETRAPEKRIAVEERRRRKLVRRSHFMTIIAAWVITVPAAAIMSAGIFYFLNFVIG; translated from the coding sequence ATGTCGGATTCTCCAAAGACCAACCAGTGGCAGACGCTGGACAAAGACCTTAACCGGATCAGCCAGCTTGAGTCAGCGACCGCATATGTGTCGCGGCCGTTGGTGGCCCCAGGTATCGCACTCGCCTTTATTGCGCTGACCATCATTACCGCCGCCATTTTCTTTGACGCCACTTCGTCCAATTTCGTTGTCATCGCTGCGGCAGGTTTTGGCGCGTATATGGCGATCAATATTGGCGCCAACGACGTCGCGAACAACATGGGCCCAGCGGTTGGCGCCAACGCCCTGACTTTGGGGTCGGCCATTGTTATTGCTGCATTTTTCGAGAGTGCGGGAGCCTTGATAGCGGGCGGAGATGTTGTTTCTACGATCTCAAAAGGGATTATCGACCCCGCGAGCTTTACGGACACCAAAGTATTCATCTGGGCCATGATGGCCGCCTTGATCAGCTCGGCCCTTTGGGTCAACCTCGCAACCTTCGTCGGCGCACCTGTTTCCACCACCCACTCTGTGGTTGGCGGCGTCATGGGCGCGGGGATCGCGGCGGCTGGCTTTTCTGTGGTGAATTGGCCAACGATGGGAACAATCGCGGCAAGTTGGGTAATTTCTCCGGTTTTGGGCGGCGCAATCGCGGCGGCGTGTCTGGCATTTATCAAAGCGAAAATTATCTATCAGGACGACAAAATCGCAGCGGCGCGCAAGTGGGTGCCTGTTTTGATGGGAGTCATGGCGGCGGCTTTTTCGGCGTATCTTTCGCTTAAAGGCTTGAAAAAAATCATCGAAATTGACATCGGCATGGCGTTGTTGATTGGCGCGGGTATCGGCGCGGTTGTCTATGTTGTTTCTGCGCCGCTGATCAAACGCCAGTCTGAAGGGCTTGAGAATCGCAACAAATCCCTCAAGGCGCTTTTTGCGGCCCCCCTCGTGATTTCGGCCGCCATGCTGTCGTTTGCGCATGGGGCCAATGACGTTGCAAATGCGGTGGGGCCATTAGCGGCCATCGTCCACGCTGCTGAATTTGGCGACTTTTCGTCGAAGGTTGAAATTCCCCTCTGGGTTATGGTGATTGGGGCGCTTGGCATTTCGTTTGGTCTTGTGCTGTTTGGTCCAAAACTCATCCGCATGGTGGGCAGCCAGATCACCAAGCTCAACCCGATGCGCGCCTATTGCGTCGCCCTTTCCGCTGCGGTGACCGTAATTATCGCCAGCTGGTTGGGCCTGCCTGTGAGTTCAACGCATATCGCAATTGGCGGTATTTTCGGCGTTGGATTCTATCGAGAATGGAGTACGGAACGTCGCCTTGCCAAGAGCCGCGAAACGCGTGCACCAGAGAAGCGCATCGCGGTTGAGGAGCGGCGTCGACGCAAATTGGTGCGGCGCAGCCACTTTATGACAATCATCGCGGCATGGGTGATCACCGTGCCCGCTGCCGCGATAATGTCGGCTGGGATTTTCTACTTCCTCAACTTCGTCATTGGCTAA
- a CDS encoding NUDIX hydrolase — MTNALKKAWAEYVSPIFKRPARVQVAALCYQGKGVDKRVLLITSRDTGRWILPKGWPIDGLDAPNAAMQEAWEEAGVKGEVNSTPIGHFSYEKSMDSGGISWCDTSVFEMTVTEICDKFPEADQRERKWVTPTEAANMVQEPELSAILAAL, encoded by the coding sequence ATGACGAATGCACTCAAGAAAGCTTGGGCAGAATACGTGTCCCCAATTTTTAAACGCCCCGCGCGGGTTCAAGTTGCTGCGCTTTGCTATCAGGGCAAGGGAGTGGACAAACGCGTCCTTTTGATCACCAGCCGCGATACAGGCCGCTGGATTTTACCAAAAGGTTGGCCCATTGACGGACTCGATGCGCCCAATGCTGCGATGCAGGAAGCGTGGGAAGAAGCGGGCGTCAAAGGCGAAGTCAACAGCACCCCCATCGGGCATTTTTCGTACGAAAAGTCGATGGATTCCGGTGGAATTTCTTGGTGTGATACGTCGGTATTTGAAATGACCGTGACGGAAATTTGCGACAAATTCCCTGAAGCTGATCAGCGCGAACGCAAATGGGTGACGCCAACGGAAGCGGCGAATATGGTTCAGGAACCAGAACTAAGTGCTATTTTGGCGGCATTGTAA
- the gndA gene encoding NADP-dependent phosphogluconate dehydrogenase has translation MSDNGDKAAIGLIGLGTMGSALALNIADNGYKIAVTNRTVSRVAEFTRDAGDLAKNLVGCDDIASFVASLETPRAIILMVPAGQAFDDQIEALKPFLDQGDTIIDAGNTNFHDTRRRDAALAAEGFRFIGMGVSGGEEGARFGPSIMVGGPVESFTPIEPIIMAIAAKYQGDPCAAHLGPDGAGHFVKTVHNGIEYADMQLIAEVWGILRDGQGKSAAEAGALFDRWNEGDLKSYLVEITGKALGSVDAETGKAMVDIILDRAGQKGTGRWTVIEALGLGQSASTIEAAVGARSWSAVKDVREAGAEILKVTPEGGASVSEEDLAEALLAARILAYAQGFDILTAASETYKWDLDMARVAEIWRAGCIIRSALLDDISAAFRGDMPKGRLILAPAFAKRLIAGSAALRRVVASAAMNGQPTPAFSAALAYFDTMRQARGTTDLVQAQRDFFGAHGFERVDQPGAHHGPWAMNPK, from the coding sequence ATGTCGGATAATGGGGATAAGGCTGCAATCGGCCTGATTGGACTTGGCACAATGGGCAGCGCGCTTGCGCTCAACATCGCGGACAATGGCTATAAAATCGCGGTGACGAACCGCACAGTTTCCCGCGTCGCGGAATTTACGCGCGACGCCGGAGATTTGGCTAAAAACCTTGTTGGATGTGATGATATCGCAAGCTTCGTCGCCTCCCTCGAAACGCCCCGCGCGATCATTTTGATGGTGCCCGCAGGGCAAGCTTTTGATGATCAAATTGAGGCCTTGAAGCCTTTTCTTGACCAAGGCGACACCATCATTGACGCTGGCAACACCAATTTCCACGACACCCGTCGCCGCGACGCCGCCCTTGCCGCCGAAGGGTTCCGCTTCATTGGCATGGGCGTTTCTGGTGGTGAAGAGGGCGCGCGTTTCGGCCCGTCCATCATGGTCGGTGGCCCCGTTGAAAGCTTCACCCCGATTGAGCCGATCATCATGGCAATCGCCGCGAAATATCAAGGCGACCCCTGTGCCGCGCATCTTGGCCCCGATGGCGCGGGTCACTTTGTAAAAACCGTTCACAACGGTATCGAATATGCCGACATGCAATTGATCGCCGAAGTTTGGGGTATTCTGCGCGATGGTCAGGGGAAATCCGCGGCCGAAGCGGGTGCCTTGTTCGACCGCTGGAACGAGGGTGATCTCAAGAGCTACCTCGTTGAAATCACAGGTAAAGCACTGGGTTCCGTCGACGCTGAAACCGGCAAAGCGATGGTCGACATTATCCTCGACCGTGCTGGGCAAAAGGGCACGGGCCGTTGGACGGTGATCGAAGCCCTTGGCCTTGGACAGTCCGCCTCCACGATTGAGGCCGCCGTCGGCGCACGCAGTTGGTCTGCGGTCAAAGACGTGCGTGAAGCGGGAGCTGAAATCCTGAAAGTTACCCCTGAAGGCGGCGCATCTGTAAGCGAAGAAGACCTCGCCGAGGCACTCCTTGCCGCGCGAATTTTGGCCTATGCACAGGGCTTTGACATTCTAACGGCTGCGTCTGAAACCTATAAATGGGACTTGGATATGGCGCGGGTCGCCGAAATTTGGCGCGCAGGATGTATCATTCGTTCAGCTCTGCTTGATGATATTTCGGCCGCCTTCCGCGGTGACATGCCCAAAGGTCGCTTGATCCTTGCGCCTGCCTTTGCCAAACGCCTGATCGCAGGTTCTGCGGCATTGCGCCGTGTGGTTGCCTCCGCTGCGATGAACGGCCAGCCAACCCCTGCGTTCTCCGCCGCTTTGGCCTATTTCGACACGATGCGCCAAGCGCGCGGCACCACCGATTTGGTGCAAGCGCAACGCGATTTCTTTGGGGCGCATGGGTTTGAACGGGTTGATCAACCCGGCGCTCATCACGGGCCATGGGCGATGAACCCTAAGTAA
- the hrpB gene encoding ATP-dependent helicase HrpB, whose protein sequence is MVFSASVLSPFLAKSSSNESNDVRHEKLPIDDALPALVAALRSEGRVVLQAPPGAGKTTRVPLVLLEASLADLSEGGGRILMLEPRRLATRAAAERMAQSLGEKVGQTVGYRIKGESVVGPATRIEVVTEGILTRMIQSDAELSGVSVVIFDEFHERSLNADLGLALAWEIRGALRPDLKLVVMSATLDAAPVAALLNDAPIVTSEGRAFAVETLHLPKPLAKTIRFEHASADLVAQAAQETEGGILVFLPGEGEIRRVAGLLAGRVSSDITIHTLFGAMSFADQRAAISPAKSGRKIVLATSIAETSLTIQDIQVVVDCGRARRARFDPNSGMSRLVTEPVSRAEAEQRRGRAGRVCAGTCYRLWTKGQEGALPAFAPAEVEAADLTSLVLELALWGAASPDELAFLTPPSAGGFAEAKRLLLELGALDVSGRITPHGRKIAALPVHPRLGHMLLLGGAAGAPLAALIAGRDPLRGAPSDVSLRLKAIENPKEFQRSHPYTLHRAAIQTLRSDAKSLARLVSHIKHSGPKYSTAELAALAYPDRIALRRNGPAPRFLLSGGKGAIMDEVDPLAKLDLLVATDLDGALHEARIRQAIPLSASSLRALFPDQIQWQKTCRWSRRDKRVIARREERLGALVLTEQHWSDAPEEQMAQAALEGIREIGLPRTAVSDRLLARIALFESDGFPQTESQSLLDSAETWLLPHLLGLKTEGQLRNFDPSEALRQMLTWEQTQTLDRLAPASFVTPLGNKVPIDYAGEAPEIAVRLQEMFGVSQHPTVGPTHIPLRITLLSPARKPLQTTADLPGFWATSYVDVRKDMRGRYPKHPWPDDPTQEKPTLRAKPRK, encoded by the coding sequence ATGGTGTTCAGCGCATCAGTTCTGAGTCCCTTTTTGGCAAAGTCGTCATCAAACGAAAGTAACGACGTGCGCCACGAAAAACTGCCTATAGATGACGCCCTCCCTGCGCTGGTCGCGGCCCTCCGAAGCGAGGGCCGTGTCGTTTTGCAGGCCCCTCCTGGGGCGGGGAAAACGACACGCGTTCCATTGGTGCTTCTGGAAGCCAGCCTCGCGGATTTGAGCGAAGGTGGCGGGCGGATTCTGATGCTCGAACCCCGTCGTTTGGCGACCCGTGCGGCGGCGGAACGGATGGCGCAATCCTTGGGCGAGAAGGTTGGCCAGACGGTTGGCTATCGCATTAAAGGCGAGAGCGTCGTCGGCCCTGCCACGCGCATCGAGGTCGTGACCGAAGGCATCCTTACGCGGATGATTCAGTCCGACGCGGAGCTTTCTGGGGTGTCCGTCGTGATCTTTGATGAATTCCACGAACGTAGCTTGAATGCCGATTTGGGCTTGGCGCTAGCTTGGGAAATCCGCGGCGCGTTGCGGCCCGATCTCAAACTGGTGGTCATGTCCGCCACGTTGGATGCCGCCCCCGTCGCCGCTTTGCTTAACGACGCACCTATTGTCACCTCGGAGGGGCGGGCCTTTGCCGTCGAGACCTTGCACCTACCCAAACCTCTTGCCAAAACCATCCGTTTTGAACATGCCTCCGCGGATTTGGTTGCGCAGGCGGCCCAAGAAACCGAGGGTGGCATTCTTGTTTTCCTCCCTGGCGAGGGCGAAATACGGCGCGTCGCAGGACTGCTTGCGGGACGCGTTTCTTCCGACATCACCATCCATACGCTTTTTGGCGCCATGAGTTTCGCCGATCAACGCGCCGCAATTTCCCCCGCAAAATCGGGGCGAAAGATTGTTCTGGCCACCTCCATCGCCGAAACCTCCCTCACCATTCAGGACATCCAGGTCGTGGTTGATTGTGGCCGCGCGCGCCGTGCCCGGTTTGATCCCAATTCTGGCATGTCGCGCCTTGTGACCGAGCCCGTGTCCCGCGCCGAAGCAGAACAACGCCGTGGCCGCGCGGGGCGGGTTTGTGCGGGCACATGCTATCGGCTTTGGACCAAGGGCCAAGAGGGTGCCCTGCCCGCCTTTGCGCCCGCCGAAGTCGAAGCCGCAGATCTGACCTCGCTTGTACTTGAGCTTGCCCTTTGGGGGGCCGCCTCACCAGACGAGTTAGCATTTCTTACACCGCCGAGTGCGGGTGGCTTTGCCGAGGCAAAACGGCTCCTGCTGGAGTTGGGCGCGCTGGACGTAAGCGGCAGAATTACACCGCATGGCCGTAAAATCGCCGCCCTTCCCGTACATCCGCGACTTGGACATATGCTCCTTTTGGGCGGTGCGGCGGGTGCACCACTGGCCGCGCTTATTGCCGGCCGAGATCCCTTAAGGGGTGCCCCGTCAGATGTCAGCCTGCGTCTGAAAGCCATTGAGAACCCCAAGGAATTTCAACGATCGCATCCCTACACGCTGCATCGTGCCGCGATACAAACCCTGCGCAGCGATGCGAAATCCCTTGCGCGGCTGGTTTCACATATCAAACATTCTGGCCCTAAATACTCAACTGCGGAATTGGCTGCTTTGGCCTATCCAGACCGTATTGCTTTGCGGCGAAATGGGCCTGCCCCACGGTTTCTATTATCGGGTGGCAAAGGGGCGATTATGGATGAGGTTGATCCGCTGGCAAAACTTGACCTTTTGGTGGCAACGGATTTGGACGGCGCATTGCATGAAGCCCGTATTCGCCAGGCAATCCCCCTATCCGCGTCAAGCCTTCGCGCCCTGTTCCCAGATCAAATCCAATGGCAAAAGACCTGTCGGTGGTCGCGGCGGGACAAAAGGGTTATTGCGCGGCGCGAGGAGCGTTTGGGGGCGCTAGTTCTGACGGAGCAACATTGGAGCGACGCGCCAGAGGAGCAAATGGCCCAAGCCGCGCTGGAGGGGATTCGCGAGATCGGCCTACCGCGCACTGCAGTCTCGGATCGCCTCCTTGCGCGGATTGCCCTGTTTGAATCGGATGGCTTTCCCCAGACGGAAAGCCAAAGCCTTTTGGACAGCGCCGAGACATGGCTTCTCCCCCATCTTCTGGGCCTCAAAACCGAGGGACAACTGCGGAATTTCGATCCATCCGAAGCCCTGCGCCAAATGCTGACGTGGGAGCAAACCCAAACCCTTGATCGCCTCGCGCCCGCGAGTTTTGTGACGCCGCTTGGGAATAAAGTGCCGATTGACTACGCGGGAGAGGCGCCCGAAATCGCCGTGCGTTTGCAAGAAATGTTTGGCGTTTCGCAGCATCCAACCGTTGGCCCCACGCACATCCCTTTGCGAATCACTCTTCTTTCGCCCGCACGCAAACCCCTGCAAACAACGGCGGATCTTCCGGGGTTTTGGGCGACATCCTATGTGGATGTGCGAAAAGATATGCGGGGGCGCTATCCGAAACATCCGTGGCCGGACGACCCGACGCAGGAAAAACCAACCCTGCGCGCCAAGCCTCGGAAGTAA
- the argF gene encoding ornithine carbamoyltransferase — protein MNHFLDIHKTDPADLRAMIEQAHTMKKARAGLPKGTLDAEQPLAGQMVALIFEKPSTRTRVSFDVGVRQMGGQTLVLSGSDMQLGHGESIADTARVLSRYVDLIMIRTFEESTLLELAENASVPVINGLTNRTHPCQIMADIQTFEEHNGPIKGKKVVWMGDGNNVAASFIHAAGQFGFDLTFSGPEQLDPEAEFIAAARAKGVKIEIERDAEKAVEGADLVVADTWVSMHDPQSARQRRHNLLYPYQVNKGLMQNAKNDALFMHCLPAHREEEVTNEVMDGPQSVIFDEAENRLHAQKAVMRWCLGV, from the coding sequence ATGAACCATTTTCTCGATATCCACAAAACTGATCCCGCTGATTTGCGGGCGATGATTGAACAAGCGCACACAATGAAAAAAGCGCGCGCTGGCCTGCCAAAGGGCACCCTTGATGCCGAACAACCCCTCGCGGGCCAAATGGTCGCGCTGATCTTTGAAAAACCCTCAACCCGCACGCGCGTTTCTTTTGACGTGGGCGTGCGCCAGATGGGCGGCCAAACGCTGGTCCTTTCTGGTAGCGATATGCAACTCGGTCACGGCGAAAGCATCGCCGATACCGCCCGTGTTCTCTCGCGCTATGTCGATCTGATTATGATCCGCACATTTGAGGAATCCACCCTTCTGGAGCTTGCCGAAAACGCCTCTGTACCGGTGATCAACGGCCTGACAAACCGCACACACCCTTGCCAAATTATGGCCGACATCCAAACCTTTGAGGAGCACAACGGCCCAATCAAAGGCAAGAAAGTCGTTTGGATGGGCGATGGCAACAACGTCGCCGCCTCCTTTATCCATGCCGCGGGCCAGTTTGGATTCGATCTCACCTTTTCAGGCCCCGAACAACTTGATCCCGAAGCGGAATTTATCGCCGCGGCGCGGGCAAAAGGCGTGAAAATCGAGATCGAACGCGATGCTGAAAAAGCCGTTGAGGGCGCCGACCTCGTGGTCGCCGATACTTGGGTTTCCATGCATGATCCCCAATCCGCGCGCCAACGTCGCCACAACCTTCTTTACCCCTATCAGGTGAATAAAGGCTTGATGCAAAACGCAAAAAACGACGCTTTGTTTATGCACTGCCTTCCGGCCCACCGCGAAGAAGAGGTGACAAACGAGGTCATGGACGGCCCGCAATCGGTGATTTTTGATGAGGCTGAAAACCGTCTTCATGCACAAAAAGCCGTGATGCGCTGGTGTCTTGGCGTTTAA